From a region of the Luteitalea sp. genome:
- the merA gene encoding mercury(II) reductase: MDIQRVSLAVEGMTCDHCAVALRRTLTAVPGVEQAEVSLSEKRADISANGIAPEALVRAVESAGYQASVIEPPTSAAAPLRAEHTSSGTTPDIVVLGGGSAGFAASIRAADLGARVTLIEGGTLGGTCVNVGCVPSKTLIRAAEVQHRATRHGFDGVHTAAEPPDFAQVMAQKDALVTTMRQEKYRDVLAAYPSVTLREGRGTVNPDLSVTIDGGVLKPGRLIVTTGASPWAPPIPGLADAGYLTSTEALALTALPVSMIVIGGSAVGLEIAQLYARLGTHVTVLEAMPTLVPAEDRQVGMALAEYLREERLDVRTGVSIHGVSRDGAAYTVDATTHGRAQAITAEQLLVATGRRARSQGFGLEAAGIELGAKGEIRVDEHLQTSRSAVYAAGDVIGEPMFVYVAAYGGHLAADNALNGNRRRYDLTALPRVTFTDPQVASVGATAEEARTQGLDVAVSTLPLSYVPRALAAHESRGFIKLVADRRTNRLVGAHILASEAGEMIQEPTLAITHGISIDELAGAFHPYLTLAEAVKLAAQTFTKDVKKLSCCAA; the protein is encoded by the coding sequence ATGGACATCCAACGCGTATCGCTTGCCGTCGAGGGAATGACCTGCGATCACTGCGCGGTGGCACTGCGACGCACGCTGACCGCAGTACCCGGCGTGGAGCAGGCTGAGGTCAGCCTCTCGGAGAAGCGCGCTGACATCTCAGCGAACGGCATCGCGCCGGAAGCGCTGGTGCGCGCCGTTGAGAGCGCGGGCTATCAGGCGTCAGTCATCGAACCGCCAACGTCGGCGGCTGCGCCACTGCGCGCCGAACACACGTCTTCCGGCACCACACCAGACATCGTCGTGCTGGGTGGCGGGTCTGCCGGGTTCGCCGCGTCGATTCGGGCGGCGGACCTCGGCGCGCGCGTGACGCTCATCGAAGGCGGGACGCTCGGCGGCACCTGCGTGAATGTCGGCTGCGTGCCGTCAAAGACGCTGATCCGTGCTGCGGAGGTTCAACATCGCGCCACGCGCCACGGCTTCGACGGCGTGCACACGGCTGCTGAGCCGCCAGACTTTGCCCAGGTCATGGCGCAGAAGGACGCGCTCGTGACCACGATGCGCCAGGAGAAATATCGGGACGTCCTCGCGGCGTACCCCAGCGTGACGTTGCGTGAGGGCCGCGGCACGGTGAATCCCGATCTGTCGGTCACGATCGACGGTGGGGTCTTGAAGCCAGGACGTCTCATCGTGACCACCGGTGCCTCCCCCTGGGCGCCGCCCATCCCTGGACTCGCCGACGCCGGATACCTGACGAGCACGGAGGCGCTGGCCCTCACGGCGCTCCCGGTCTCGATGATCGTGATCGGCGGCAGCGCGGTGGGTCTGGAAATCGCACAGCTCTACGCGCGCCTCGGGACGCATGTCACCGTGCTCGAAGCGATGCCGACGCTCGTGCCCGCCGAAGACCGTCAGGTCGGCATGGCGCTCGCGGAGTACCTGCGCGAGGAAAGGCTCGACGTGCGAACCGGCGTGTCGATCCATGGCGTCAGCCGCGACGGAGCAGCGTACACGGTGGACGCCACGACGCACGGACGTGCGCAGGCCATCACAGCCGAGCAACTACTGGTCGCGACAGGTCGGCGCGCGCGCTCTCAGGGCTTCGGGCTCGAAGCGGCCGGTATCGAGCTTGGCGCGAAGGGGGAGATCCGCGTGGACGAGCACCTGCAGACGTCGCGCTCCGCGGTGTACGCAGCGGGCGACGTGATCGGCGAGCCGATGTTCGTCTACGTGGCCGCCTATGGCGGCCATCTCGCGGCTGACAACGCGCTCAACGGCAACAGACGGCGCTACGACTTGACCGCCCTGCCACGCGTGACGTTTACAGATCCCCAGGTGGCGTCAGTGGGCGCGACGGCCGAGGAGGCACGAACGCAAGGGCTCGACGTGGCCGTGTCGACGCTCCCACTGTCCTACGTGCCCCGTGCACTGGCGGCACACGAGAGTCGCGGCTTCATCAAGCTCGTCGCCGACCGGCGCACGAACCGTCTCGTGGGCGCGCACATTCTCGCCAGCGAGGCAGGCGAGATGATTCAAGAGCCCACGCTGGCGATCACGCACGGCATCAGCATCGACGAGTTGGCCGGAGCGTTCCATCCGTACCTAACGCTGGCCGAGGCCGTCAAGTTGGCGGCGCAAACCTTCACGAAAGACGTGAAGAAGCTTTCGTGCTGCGCGGCGTGA
- a CDS encoding alkylmercury lyase has protein sequence MTSFQRKEEQVPTKTLDIPSLAAEFAAGHPNLAPRRQRLALATFRLLGEGRPFLPEELARRANLSPEEVAAFFDEWPIVQRDPQGRLFAFAGLTLEPTSHALEVDGRTLYTWCALDTLFLPELLGRPARIRSTAPQTGETISLIVDASRVRDVAPEGAAMTLHAVSGLNVKDVVGTFCCYVHFFASEQAAHAWAERNEGTYVVSITEGFEYGRLFNHAQLGAALEDDRR, from the coding sequence GTGACCAGTTTCCAACGAAAGGAAGAACAGGTGCCAACCAAGACGCTCGACATTCCGTCACTGGCCGCAGAGTTTGCCGCGGGCCACCCCAACCTGGCCCCCCGGCGACAACGACTCGCGCTCGCGACCTTCCGCCTGCTCGGCGAGGGAAGGCCGTTTCTGCCCGAGGAGCTCGCCCGCCGGGCCAACCTCTCGCCCGAAGAGGTTGCCGCGTTCTTCGACGAGTGGCCGATCGTCCAGCGCGATCCCCAAGGCCGCCTGTTCGCCTTCGCGGGCCTGACGCTGGAGCCGACCTCGCACGCCCTCGAGGTGGACGGGCGCACGCTCTACACCTGGTGCGCGCTCGATACCCTCTTTCTGCCGGAGCTCCTCGGCCGGCCGGCACGGATCCGCTCGACTGCTCCCCAGACCGGCGAGACGATTTCGCTCATCGTGGACGCGTCGCGTGTGCGTGACGTGGCACCGGAGGGCGCGGCGATGACACTGCACGCGGTCAGCGGGCTCAACGTCAAAGACGTGGTCGGGACCTTCTGCTGCTACGTGCATTTCTTCGCCTCCGAGCAGGCGGCGCACGCGTGGGCCGAGCGCAACGAGGGCACGTACGTGGTCTCGATCACCGAGGGCTTTGAGTACGGACGGCTCTTCAACCACGCGCAGCTGGGCGCGGCGCTCGAGGACGATCGGCGCTGA